Genomic segment of Sphingomonas telluris:
CCCGGATCGAACGGGCTGAAGCGCGGACCGGCAGGCTTCATCATCCTGGCCGATCAGGGCAATCGCGGTGTCGCCCTCTTAAACCTGAAGACGCACGCCAAGCGCATCCTCGCCGAGCGATACGCGGGCAAGCGGCTCAACAGCCCGAATGATGTCGCCGCGGGCCCGGACGGCGCGATCTGGTTCACCGATCCGCCTTACGGCCTTGAAGGCCTCGACGCCTCGCCGCTCAAGGAGCAGCGCTTCAACGGCGTTTATCGCCTCGACCGCAACGGACGGGTGACGCTGATCGTTTCCCGCCTGACTTTCCCGAACGGACTGGCCTTCTCACGGGACGGCCGGACCCTCTACGTCTCCAGCTCGGACCCGGAAAAAGCCGTCATCATGGCGTACAAGCTCGGGACCGGCGGCAAGATCTTGTCGCGTCGGCTGTTCGCCGATTTCACTGCCCAAGCCAAGGCCGGGAAGCCCGGCCTCCCCGACGGAATGACGGTCGACGAGCGGGGCAATCTCTGGGCGACCGGACCGGGCGGCGTGCACGTACTCAGCCCCTCGGGGCGCGAGATCGGCCTGATCGGTCACGACAAGGCGATCTCCAACTGCACGTTCGGCGGCGCGGACGGACGCACGCTCTTTATGACCGCGTCCGACCAGGTGCTTTCACTGCGGACCAATGTTCACGGAGCGCCGGTGAGGATGCCGGCAATCCCCGGCAGGAGGACCAAGCCATGACGATGGATGTTTCCCGGCGCGGATTGATCGGAGCGGGCGTCGGCGCGGCGCTGCTGCCCTCGGTCGCAAAGGCCCAGGCGATGACCGGCAAGGCCACGGTCGGCGTCGCGGTCGTCGGCCTCGGCAAGCTGTCGCTCAACCAGATCATCCCGGGTTTTCGCAATTGCCGCAGTGCGCGGCTCGCCGCGGTGGTGAGTGGCCATCCCGAAAAGGCGCATCGCATCGCGGAAGAGCAGAAGCTCTCGCCGCGCTCCGTATACACCTATGCCGACTACGACAGGATCGCGTCGGATCCGAACATCGACGTCGTTTACATCGTGCTGCCGAACTTCATGCACGCCGAATATACGATCCGCGCGCTGAAGGCCGGCAAGCACGTCCTGTGCGAAAAGCCGATGGCCACGACCATCGGCGATGCCGAGCGGATGATTGCTGCCGCCCGGACCGCGAACCGGCACTTGATGATCGCCTACCGCTGTCATTACGAGCCGCTCAATCTCGCGGGGATGCGGCTGCTGCGGTCGGGAGAGCTCGGAAAGACGCGCGTCGTCTCCACGGTCATGGGCCGCCAGGCCGACCCGTCCGACCCGTCGGATGCCTGGCGGCTCGACATGATGAAGTCGGGCGGAGCGCTGACCGACATGGGGATCTACGGCGTGAATGGCGCCCGCTATCTGCTCAACGAGGAGCCGACCGAGATTCAGGCCTGGTCGCAGACCGACAAATCGGACCCGCGCTTCCGCGACGTGGTCGACCTTTACTCCTGGCAGGCCCGCTTCCCGTCGGGTGCGATCGCGACCGGATCGACCTCGTTCAACTATGCCGCGACCATGTCGTGGGAGGTGCAGAGCGAAAACGGGAAGATCACCGCCGATCCGGGCTGCTTCTACAGCGGCAATCGCCTGACGCTCGGCGGTACCAAGGTCGCCACGCCGGAAATCCGCGAGATCGACCAGTTCGCACGCGAGATGGACTGGATAGCGGACGTCGTGCGCGGGAAGGCGCCGATGGTCTCGACCGCCGAGGAAGGCCTGCAAGACATGCGGCTGATGATGGCGATCATGGAGTCGGCAGCGAAGGGCGGCGCCAGCGTCGCAACCAACTACGGCTTCCGGCGGCCCGTGGATCCGGCTGCGGTGGTGGATCTGCCGAAGGCATAGGCTTCGACAAAGGGGAGAGAGATGCGTTCAACACGAGCCTTGTTGCTTGGCGCCGCTGCGGTGCTCTTTGCAGCGCCAGCGTCGGCCGACAGCTTGGACGACCTCATCGCCAAGATGACGTTGGAGGAGAAGGCGGCCCAGCTCCAGGATAGCGCGCCTGCCATCCCTCGCCTGGGCCTTCCTGCCTACAGCTATTGGAACGAGGCACTTCACGGCGTTGCGCGATCCGGCGAGGCGACCGTCTTCCCGCAGGCTATCGGCATGGCCGCGACCTGGGACAAGTCGCTGATCCTTGCCGAGGGCAAGACGATCGCGATCGAAGCTCGCGCCAAGTACAATCAGGCGCAGAAGGAGGGGAACAGCGGGCGCTATTTCGGGCTCAATTTCTGGTCGCCGAACATCAACATCTTCCGCGATCCGCGCTGGGGCCGCGGGCAGGAAACACTGGGTGAGGATCCTTTCCTGACAGGAACGCTTGCGACGCAGTTCATCCGCGGCATCCAGGGCGACGATCCGAACTTCCTCAGCGCGGCAGCAACGGCGAAGCATCTCGCCGTTCACAGCGGCCCGGAGTCCGACCGCCATCAGTTCAATGTGAATCCTTCTCGTCAGGATCTTTCCGAGACGTACCTACCGGCATTCCGGCGGGCGGTGATCGACGGCAAGGCCGAGATCGTCATGTGCGCCTACAACGCGGTCGATGGGAAGCCCGCCTGCGCCAACGATCAACTCGTAAACGGCACGCTGCGGAGGGATTGGGGTTTCGCGGGCCACGTGACGTCCGATTGCGGCGCAATCGACGACATCACGACCGGCCACAAATTCACCAAGAACAATGTCGAGGCGACGGCTGTCGCGGTGAAGGCCGGCACCGACATGAACTGCGGCTTCAAGAACGAATACCTCGACCTGCCGAAGGCGGTCGCAGCGGGGCTGATCGACGAGAAGGAGATAGACGCATCGCTGAAGAGACTGTTCGGGACCCGCGCGAAGCTCGGCATCCTTCCGACGTCGACGAAGACGCCCTGGTCGAACCTCCCCTATTCGGCGAACCATTCGCCGGAGCATCGGGAATTGGCGTTGCGTGCGGCGCGCGAAGCGATCGTTCTCCTGAAGAACGACGGCATTCTTCCACTCTCACCGGGCAAGAAGGTGGCTGTGGTCGGGCCGACGGCTGCATCACTGATCGCACTGGAGGGCAATTACAACGGCACGCCTGTAGGCGCAGTCCTTCCCGTGGATGGGATCACAGCGACTTATGGCGCGCAGCGCGTGCGTTACGCCCAGGGGTCGCCGTTCGTGAGCGAGCTGCCGCTGCCCGTGTCGCGCACCGCACTCGGCGAGGGCGTTACCGCGACCTTCTACAAGGGCACCGAACTGGCCGGAACGCCCGTTGCGACGCAGCGCTACCGCGACTTCGACGTGAACTGGAACTGGATCTCGCCGACGGCAAGCGTGAACCCGAACGACTTCTCGGTACGATTTACCGGCACGATCAAGGTTCCCGAGCCCGGTACGTACCGCTTTCAGCTTGAGCGCCGCCGCTGCGACGCGAATGCCCAGGTGGAGCGCTACACGATCCGCATCGAAGGCGCCGACCCGCTGACCGTCGAGGAGAAGTGCAGCGCTCGCGATGCGGGCGGCTCCGCCAATGCGGTGTCGGTGAAGTTCGACGATGC
This window contains:
- a CDS encoding SMP-30/gluconolactonase/LRE family protein, which codes for MRGIKGLCAGLLLSAMAVAPATAAPSVNSVAFQSLVPEGSTPTIIANGLKWSEGPVWIPEDGGYLLFSDVPNNRIHRWSADGGQTLFLEPSGGSETKGFREPGSNGLKRGPAGFIILADQGNRGVALLNLKTHAKRILAERYAGKRLNSPNDVAAGPDGAIWFTDPPYGLEGLDASPLKEQRFNGVYRLDRNGRVTLIVSRLTFPNGLAFSRDGRTLYVSSSDPEKAVIMAYKLGTGGKILSRRLFADFTAQAKAGKPGLPDGMTVDERGNLWATGPGGVHVLSPSGREIGLIGHDKAISNCTFGGADGRTLFMTASDQVLSLRTNVHGAPVRMPAIPGRRTKP
- a CDS encoding glycoside hydrolase family 3 C-terminal domain-containing protein, yielding MRSTRALLLGAAAVLFAAPASADSLDDLIAKMTLEEKAAQLQDSAPAIPRLGLPAYSYWNEALHGVARSGEATVFPQAIGMAATWDKSLILAEGKTIAIEARAKYNQAQKEGNSGRYFGLNFWSPNINIFRDPRWGRGQETLGEDPFLTGTLATQFIRGIQGDDPNFLSAAATAKHLAVHSGPESDRHQFNVNPSRQDLSETYLPAFRRAVIDGKAEIVMCAYNAVDGKPACANDQLVNGTLRRDWGFAGHVTSDCGAIDDITTGHKFTKNNVEATAVAVKAGTDMNCGFKNEYLDLPKAVAAGLIDEKEIDASLKRLFGTRAKLGILPTSTKTPWSNLPYSANHSPEHRELALRAAREAIVLLKNDGILPLSPGKKVAVVGPTAASLIALEGNYNGTPVGAVLPVDGITATYGAQRVRYAQGSPFVSELPLPVSRTALGEGVTATFYKGTELAGTPVATQRYRDFDVNWNWISPTASVNPNDFSVRFTGTIKVPEPGTYRFQLERRRCDANAQVERYTIRIEGADPLTVEEKCSARDAGGSANAVSVKFDDARPRPFTVEYAHRHAGHGYAPALTFVWQTPDGALQREAIRTAGGADVVLAFVGLSAWLEGEEMDVKVPGFTGGDRTDIRLPAAQRELLAALEATGKPVVIVLQAGSAVSLGDEGKKARAIVNAWYGGEQGGRAIADVLSGKYNPAGRLPITIYEGSERLPDFADYSMRGRTYRYFTGKPEYPFGYGLSYTGFGYSDAKVDAGSLAAGKGQRVSVRVRNDGKLDGDEVVQLYISTPDRRDVPLRSLRGFERVRLAPGESRTIEFNLDPRDLAFADADGVMRIKPGSYSLWIGGGQPGTAAPGAAVSFRMTGETALKP
- a CDS encoding Gfo/Idh/MocA family protein, which produces MTMDVSRRGLIGAGVGAALLPSVAKAQAMTGKATVGVAVVGLGKLSLNQIIPGFRNCRSARLAAVVSGHPEKAHRIAEEQKLSPRSVYTYADYDRIASDPNIDVVYIVLPNFMHAEYTIRALKAGKHVLCEKPMATTIGDAERMIAAARTANRHLMIAYRCHYEPLNLAGMRLLRSGELGKTRVVSTVMGRQADPSDPSDAWRLDMMKSGGALTDMGIYGVNGARYLLNEEPTEIQAWSQTDKSDPRFRDVVDLYSWQARFPSGAIATGSTSFNYAATMSWEVQSENGKITADPGCFYSGNRLTLGGTKVATPEIREIDQFAREMDWIADVVRGKAPMVSTAEEGLQDMRLMMAIMESAAKGGASVATNYGFRRPVDPAAVVDLPKA